The following nucleotide sequence is from Mytilus edulis chromosome 13, xbMytEdul2.2, whole genome shotgun sequence.
TCGATGCCGCTGTCGTCAATCTGAAGTGGAAACTTTCGTTCCCTCTTGGCACCAATGGGAGTTGAATGTCTTAATGGCATCCTGGGTGGTAATGGCAAGCTATTGCCATCTCCACTAACACTGTTAGACCGGGGTGGTATAGCAGGGGCTCTAGTGGGACTTGGTAAGTTAGTTGCATCTCTTTCTTTAACATGCTGAATGGTCCCTGAATCAACGCTCATTGAGTGATGCAAAGTTGGTATCTTAACATGTAATTTAGAATTATAAGTTTTATGATTCATACCTTGACCAACACGACCTCCACGTATGGGGATAGCACCACCTCTTAACATTCTTAAAGGGTTTGTTTCCACATCTTCATCCCCACCAGTGGATGAGGACATAGCTCCTTTACCAGGAATACCTTGGGGTTCACGAATATTACGAGAATGTCCTTCCTCACTACCGCTGATTACTCCTCTTTGATGATCAAGGGAGCGTCGTATTCTACTCTCCCTTGCAAGTTTATTCATAATTTCACGAGGGGAAGGTTCAGAAAAGTCCTCCCCTACAAAAAGACTGGAAGATTTATTGTAAGAATCCCTACGAGAATCATCCTGACGATTGACTTCTGTAGCACTATTTACCGACTCCGTACCAGAATCAGTATGAACATTGTCTGAATCAGGTTCATCAATCCTTAATACTTCTACATTGTTTTTAATGTCTTCAGAGTCACACTCTGATGTTTGTTCACTAGAAGTGTCTAAAATTTTAGGTCTATATTCATCTTCTGGTAGTTTTACTTTCAGATCATATTCTTGAGGAATTTCTGGCGGTGGTTTTTGTGGACGAGGCACAGGTTCTACTCTCTGTATGATTTCTGGTCTAGGTTTTGGAGCAGGTATTGGTATATCAGATCGTTTGCTGTCAGGCCGTGGTTTTGGAACTGGTTTCTGATGATAACTCATCTCTGTAAAttgattaaaattcatttcagGTGGTTCTAAGTCAAAGTCATCTATCATTGCAAGAGGCACCCCATATGTACTATCTTGATGTACAGGAGTAACCTCCCTTCTTTCTGGTGTAACCTCTCTTTTcattggagttatttccctttttgcaGGAGTAATTTCTCTTTTTGCAGGAGTTATATCTCTCTTTGCAGGAATTATTTCTCTTTTCGCAGGAGTAATTTCTCTTCTAACTGGAGTTAACTCCCTTTTGACAGGAGTTACCTCTCTTTTAGGTGGAGTAACTTCCCTTTCTTCAGAGGAGTATGAAGTACCAGATTTTTCCTTCACAGAACCTCTCATAACTAACTGGTTATAAGCCTCCATTGCTCCAGGAGGAACACTTTCTACTTGATCTGCTTTATTTTTGATCTCCTCGGAGAAAGTACGTTGACGATCAAGTTTCGGACTACGTTTAAATGAGAATTTGAATCTTGATCCATTCTGTGGTGACCCTGAATCACTTTCTGAATCTGACTGATATTTATCAGGTGACGAAGGTTCTTGTGATGATGACATATGAGAACGAGAACTTAATTCATTTGCCATGGCGATAGCATCATCTATCATTTTTTCATCAGATGCTGACATTGGTTTGACTTTGGCTTGTTTTCGTGGTTCTGGTTTCGGAGGCTCCCTGTTTCGAGGTTCCTGCAAGGCAAAAATTGAACATGCATAGTGATTACATAAATAGATACATGCTGTCTATAATAAAGATATTTTCATATACTCCAGACTTGATTATACTGAAGAAAAGCTGAAGATAATTTCTATAAGAAGAATATAATAATTACCCTATATCCCTTTTCTCCTAATGAgaatatacaatatttatatgtgaatgtatatgtaaaaaaaaaaaggatatttaaTTCAGATTTATGATTTTTTCAATCTGTCCATTCATCAATTGCTTGTATAGATTGATTGTTCCTTGTACGTCAGAGATTGTAAATTGAGCAACAGCAACATGCAATGCCATGCACATAATGATCACAGTTgaatttttttgtgtttgtttttttaaagtttttttttctttctattttatatcataatacacttttttaaagcaaattaaagagaaatatatgtttcattccatataatttaacaaaattttgcaGAGAAGAAAGATTGAACAGCTATAGCTGTTAAGAGGAAGTAGAATTAGAGGCAGACATACTAGTCTAGGTGGTTGAACAGGAAGTGGTGGTGGTGGTGACTTTGATCCTCTCCCATTGGTCATCAGTTTAGGAGGCGATTCATGTTGAGGTGTTGTAGTTGCTGATGAATCATTTGAAGATGAGTTTGCCAACTTTGCCTCTTTGTCGTTTATTGCTTTCAATACTTCATCCATAAATGAAGGTCCGAAATCAAAAGAACTCTGTAAAATGTCAAGTTTTataattaaatatcaataaaaaaaaagatatggtaaaTATACAGAAATGACATGTCAGACGGCAatcttacaacaacaaaaaaacaacaaacaaaaacatgtagAGATCAGTGAAAGTTATTTAATAATAGACTATGCTTGCTATGATATGGACAAATTATGAATAAATGTCAATACATTTAatgatttgcattttttttttaaatcaaaatcgcaatatttttctcaagaacaaaaatttaattgtgttttattttataactaatGGTCTTGAATCAGGGAAGACTTGTGCCCACGTAAAACTGATTTTAACAGTTAAACACCCATCATACGTTTTACCTGTCCCTAGTCAGGTTATCTGTTTTAAGTTGTAGTCTTTGTATTTAACTTTTTGGAGGAATCTGTATTGTCGGTTTAtgtgattttttatttcattatctaATATTTTTGGTAATGTCTATTATAGTTTTTTTTGACATTATCTAATTTATCTTTTATTAATTACAGTGTATTCTGTTTATCCATCACACAAGAGGACCAGAAAAAAAGTTGGATTAAGCAGGGTAttggaatactcaggtttttttCTGCAACAATAGGCATATTTTGGGATAGCCCTAAGATGTTATGAATCATAGACTGTTAGTACAAAcgtttatatatgatttattttttcataccGACATGTCAGGCATTTTGAAGTCAGCAAATATAGAATCATCATCTATATCTTGATACTGGAAATCTCCACTATCAACCTCGTCTGTCCTTGTTACATATTGACTGTCTATAGATTCCTGACTTATCCAGGAGTGACCATTAGTACCCAGAGATCCATTCATATTATGTCCATTTTCATCTCTATTAAGACTCACAGTTGATATCCGACTTTCACCTTCTTTCCCTGGAAGATAGATCATAATCATCATTACTTACTATAATTGTAATTACTTCTTTCCTTTCAATAATCTATCCAGGTtgtattttctatttttgaaCATCCATAAACTATATGGCCCTGTATTAACATGATTTTTTCATAGCATTTtcaaattaacatattttaagatGGATGTCTTTTTATCCTAAGCATGGAATTAGATCACCATTAATTTCTTTccataaattaaatacaaaaatttaaaagtaaatgtttCTGTTTTAGGGTCTTGATGCTATGCAGATATATTTACAACAAAGGCTTattttcattgttgaaagctatactgtgacctatatttgttgACTTTAATGtcaatttggtctctgatggagagtggtctcattggcaataatagctcatcttcttatttttacattataatattGTAGTTTTTTCTgcatattacaaaatgtataataaaatatatcataatgaaatATCTTTTATATGATTTTGCAAAATCTAAATACCAACCTGTACTAGCAACTTTGACTGGCAGTTTGTCGTAATTATCACCAATGAAACCAACATCACCGAAAATAGCACCATCGTAACCAATATGCCCTGTGTGACGAAGGTCATTCTGTGGACCACTGATCATCTCAGCATTGAACCGCCTTAATGACTTCCTGTTTGATTctgcaataaataaataataattttaatatattatggagatttttttatttaatgtttgaaGTCAAGTTCCTGAAAAGTAAAATGTAAACAGAAACAGAAATtgctaaaaatggaaaataaaattttatatcaaGATTATCCAATGACATTTTTCAACAGAAATTGACGAAActgattaataaaattatgtttcgAAATATTTCCTTTTACATATATagagaataaaaaataattcttatattAGTTTTAAAACTGATTAAATCATGTGTAAGCGTTGACTGTGTCATTGCATATTTCTGTGTATTATTTAAGCATGTGGCCATTCCCATACAATGGAAGCAATATCTGTGGTACAATATATACCTTTAAACCTGTGTCATTTAACTATACTTGTGTTTCATATTTatgtaaatatcaaataaaatatatgagcTTTGACAATCTATAACATATGACAATttcctttgaaaaaaatttgacTTGGTATGAAAGCCCTCTGGTCAAAATTTATAAGAACAGAATTTACAATGATACAGGAGTATCTTTTATGATGAACAGTAATATCTGTCTAAATTAACTGTATCCCTCAGGACTGTGTTTGGCATAGACACTAGTGTCCACAGTTTACTGGTTTAATTACTACAGAATGTTCTTATTACAAGAGATCAGATGGTTTTAATCAGTTAGTTTtcactgttaaaatatttctctAAAATAAATTCTTAATAATTGACATCTTTTATAAAACCCTGAACCTGGAAGGAACCTGTTAGTTTGGAAAAGGTCAAGGATCAGATATAGGGTTCACTCCATTCTAATGTAATTAGTAGAACAGCATGAAGCTTATTTTAGCTCACTTGAATTAATTATAATCAGTTGCAGTTAGCATAAAGCTTtttccttatttatttttaaggTTTCAAATTTCACATTTGGATATGATTCCactgctttgttgtttaaaatcgcgaaattttacaccctaAAAAATAACTCGCTATACGGTATAAATTTAGTGAATGTGACATCCATTTTTTAATAAACTCAAGACAGAACAAATTTTgttttaggggccagttgaagccAGCCTGTGGCTGTGGGATTTTCTTGCTATATTGAATACCAATTGGTGGCCCTTGGTTGTTTTCTGCCCTTTGGTCAGGTTATTTCATGTGACttaatttctatctaaaaaagcCCATGCCCCACAGACAGATGATCTATTTTGGAGCTGAGACCCAGTTGTCAAAATTATGGTCCATTCTATCTAAGTATCTAATTAAGAGATCATGCTGCTCCAACTTGTTGAGGATCTGATTAATGACCTTATTTTAAGTGAtattctaattttttggcattaTGTGATAAGTCATAAGCTGTTGTCAATATTTTGTTATAGAAGCCACACTACACATCTATTTGTCCCTTCTCCAATCTTACCTTTCTTACCACCCTTTTTGGGGGATTTTTCTTTCTTGTCTGATTCTATAAATAGCATAACcaatcaaattgtaaaaataaagatttaggCATAATTGGGGTCTATTGTAGCAAATAGGAGTTAAATCAAAATAAGATTATTCACTACTAAGCATctagcaaacattttttttttaaaatacaataaaaagtaaaatcttttatcttttattcaagaattaattgtaattgtaatattCATTCCACATTTTTGCATGTctaacatttttttatcattaaaaatttGCAATTCTTTAAAATGATTGTTTTCTTGTTTGCATTTTGGAAACTTGTAGTAAATGTCTGTAGAATTTAACTCCtctatttaaaatatattcaatGTCTAAGTATGTAGAATACTAAACTACCTATAATActgtatttataaaaatgtaaaatttaggACTCGGCATGCTGGCATAGTTTCATTATATGACTGACAGTGGCTCTCTGCCAGCATGCAAAATGTGCTCTTGTGCTGAAATAAATGCTATTATGAAATGCATATACATCAAGCAATGATATGATTCTATTCTACAGTATAAATTGTAAGACCCTAAATTCCCAGCTTATAAAAAGAAGAGAAGAAAACTTCTaaatacagtataagaaaatcaGAATAAAATGAAGCATATCTAGATAGTAGTATTCCTTTAATCTAACTACCTAacctaaatgtttaaaaaatttggcttgcaaaaaaaacaaaaaaaacaaattggtaaTAAATGCAAGAAATAATAAAATCCAATATTAGTGTTATAAAAGAAACAATTGAATGtaaaagagtaaaaaaatattaatgtaaataaagatgataggcaaaaatgttcataaaaattacccaaaatttttattataaatctcTTAAAAAAATTCCACAGCATGAAAGCAAAATTGAGTAAAATCAAAGGACAGGTACACTGAtgattttgatgattttattGAGTGATCTATGTCATCGTCTAAGTGATAGTAAGTCCTTGACTAATATTTTAGACTCATGTCTGGGTTCAACTTGAGGAAGTTCCAATTTGTTATCAGTATTTTTTGAAGATACTCATAGCAGTTTGTGGATAAAAGCATGATTATGATGTGCAACATTTTCTagcatttttgttcttttttcttACCTTTCCTTACAAGTTTGACCATAGGTTGGTCTGAGTcagctttttcttttttagagtCTACATGAAAAATTTACTATTTATTTGGGGTTTCCAAATGGAAATTAAACCAATTTTGTTAATAGATAATGATAAGAAATCAAATATACTTGTTCACAAATATTTAagtgtaaaatttcattaatctgtaagacatttaaaaaaattattataacaaTTTAGACAAAATTTTCTagtaaaagaaagataactctattaTGAAAAGGGTTATAAAAAACAGGTGCATTGTATTTTTGGAAGTTTTTAATGTGTATCTTAATCCTCTCTTAAATGGAGCTCTTCCCCTAAAACcataattatcatttaaaaaaaatttccattttcatttgaattgtgtTTTAAGTATGGCAAGCCGGGATAAAAGCAAGATAATGATTTGCAACATTTCCGAGCGGCTTTTTCTTACCTTTTCTTGAAAGTTTGACTTTAGGTGTGTCcaattctttttcctttttagagTCTATATGAAATAAGGATATTTTGTTCTTCACTTTTGGACTgatatttttaataaccattcaCACAAAAAACCATGAATTTACCAAATTTTAATCattgaaaaataagttaatttcTATATTCTTTCTTTGTTATATTCAATACAAAAAACTatagtttttgatttttgttgattTAAAGTTCACttcaaaaatgttaaacattgaaaaaCGTGAAATCAAAGTTAAGGCTAATATATATTACTTTGTGAAAAGTTGTGTGTGAGAGCTTACCTTTTCGACTGAGTTTAATTTTGGGTGTGTTTGATTCCTGGTTTTCTCTTTTAGAGTCTATGAAAACAAAGGAGTGCAAATTCACACAAAAGAAACAATACTTTACAAACTAATATTTAATCTTGCTAATAAAAGCTCCAACACTCTTGATTTTGATATTAAGTTCTCTTCTGATAATACATTAGAAAAAGCAATATATAATATGGAATCCAATCCATAATTTTAGGGTAATCCTCAAATATAGAAAAGTCTGTTTCACTGATTATCTTTATTGTTagcaatattttattaaaaaggcatagaaaatgttggattatcTCTTAAAAACTCCAATTACAATGACCATAAAAGTGGTCATGTTCCCAGCCAATGATCAAAATCGGGTCAGATTATTTCATGAGCCAAAAAATATCCAAAACTAATGAATTCAAATTTTTACAGATCCAATGACTTTACTctatagaaaatttataaattttcctTTTACAATTTTGATTACAAGCAATGTTTTTTTAATAGCTTCAATAACTATCTGAGCTCCAATAACTGTCTGACCAGATTTTATCACTGGCATGTGAATATTCTGTTATTTACGAATCTTTCTTATACATTATCTCTGGCATCCAGTCTAATACTTTCCCGTAGGATTTTAAAAACAAGCAAATTAACAAGCaggaattaaattaaaaacagaCGACAGAGGATATAATTAATGCTGAGACCTTTTCTACCCGTTAGCTTGTTAGGAGAGAAAGAGTGTCGATCTTACCTTTACGACTTAGTCGTATATTAGAGAAGAATGAACTTCCACTCTCTCTTTTAGATTCTATTAGAAATAAcgggaaataaaatatttttattcatctgatttcAAAATTGTAATGAAAAGTTACTGAAcccataaaaatgaaattttctaaaattcttgtacattaattttgattaattactTGCATATTCTtattcaaaacaaataacaatatttgaaatagttaaaaaatattttacattaattcTGAAAATCATCTACTTTTATATACTGAttcaaatcaaataataaaatttgaattaaactgtACAATGTGTTACATGAAACTAAAAAGACCTTTGCTGCATTTAGCATTACATTGGTTTATTTATCACAATATTTGAGATATATTTTAGATTccatattacaaaaaaatgtttaaacaacTAAAATCATCACTATGTATACATCTATATAAAAGAAAGAACAGAATTTAAGCAAGAAAAGACCACCCAActatttttgacaatattttccGAAGTGATTTTGAATTGCATTTAGTAGTTACATAAAAAGCTGACAAGGTCGATGACAAGGTCAATGACAAGGTCGTAGACAAGCGAGAAAGTAAAGATTTGTTAGACATAGAGGCTTACCTTTACGTGATAGTTTTATTTTTGCATCACCATTTTCCCGTTTTGATTCTAACAAAAAGTTTATACATGTCAATTATACTAACTACCCACACATAATAATTAATGGTTTAATTTACAACATATAAGAATAATCTCGGCGAAAACTCTGTATTATTATACAACATAATTCTATTAAACTCTGTAAACTACATGCTGTAGTTCTATGACCAAGACGAAAATTTATAGTCCAACTGGGGCATATGAAGTATCCAGATGTTTATATAAGTAAAAGTTATAGCTGAATCACCTATTTCTAGTGAAGTTTTATCCCTACTTTTTTCATAATTCTGACTTATATCTTGGTCAGTTCTAAAATTTGTTTCTTCTTGTTCGAGTCCAGTCTATAAGTAAAAGTCCTGGTTCATACCTAGTTGATCTAATCCATTAAACTAATACACATAACAATATCTCTAgttcaaaattataaatcaatGAAAATACATTTCCAAACACACATGCAAAAATGTCTATTTCTGGGTTATGATGGAAccatgtaatttaaaaaatacttttatcaattgatataaaatattttaaaggcaaaaaatgaatatctttttcacttgtttttttacttcatattGAAAATTTGTAGAACCAGCTGTAATTTTAAATTCCAATGTAACCAAAttcataaattcataaaaaaaaaccaacattccTTGTATCAATGACTACTGTAAACATTGAAAATCAAAGGTCAAATGTTACCCCCTGATGACAACATCAATGCCATGTTACTATAGTAATGCAGTAACCTCCTGACCCCTGTACAACTCACCTTTTCTACTGATACTTTTAGACACACTAGGACTATTCTTGTGTTCAATTATTGGCATAACATTAGCTGGATCAAAATATCCACATTTACCATTCCCAAGAACACCCTTCCAGAATCCTGACTTCGGACAATCTTCAGGGCTGAAAACATATATCTTCAAGTAATTAAATGTTATTCCCTAAAACCCCTCCACAAAACTGTCTATGGAAAATATTCTATACTGTGACAGGTAACATATCACCATCAATTTCTCCATTTAAATTTGAGTGCCTGCAAGCATGTTTAACtccaccacattatgtatgtgtttGTCCCTAGTTAGGGGGCTTGTCATTATCTtatgttgctgtgtaacatatttgtacttttttttattacaaaatgtttCTGTACCATTTGTATAAACAAGCTTCTAAATTCATTTTTCTTGAATGAACTGTCCCAGTTAACAAGGGTCATTCAGGGGAAAACATGTTTACATAAGACATTGTCTCTTgaagatattcattttttttgtaactacATCCATTTTTTCTCTGTTAAAAAGTACTAAACTGGATGATTGTGTATGCACTCCCCTCAGCCTACATGCAAACTTTGTCACATGAATGAAATGGCAAATGGGTCTGTAATTCATTATTTTAAACTTGTAAACAAAATAAGCTTCAAATTTTAACCTGAACAGAACATATTCTAATAAACCAAAAATCAGATTCATATCTGTAAGAATAACATACTTTTTATAATCTATGCATGTGAAATTTCTAAAATTCTTTATACTCCAACTTACTTTTTATCTAATACATATATGACATCATATGATTTATAATACAGGAAGTCTTTAGGTACAACCACTTCTGGGAAATCTTTCATAGCTTTAACTTGGGTAGGTCTCATCTGTAATATAATCCAGAACTCATAAAATTTTCaatgctgtggattcattattattttttggataccaattttttcgtggatttcatgggtacagggggaccatgaatttaaatgttcaacaaaatacaaattgtCTTCAGAACAGTATgcagactttgtcaaaaccacgaaatcaaatatccatgaatatgcaagtttccatcaatccacaaaaaattggtacccacaaataTAATAAAGTAATCTCAACAATTTTTCCCTGGACATATCTGgaagatctgtactttgtgtcttttacagctaatttccttaTGCATGTAGAATAAgactttggtaagcttgcttgcttgctttgtttgtatattgtacaattgtaattgggataacgttctatcaaatttaaatataatacatgtatatacaggtttaactatgcCTATTTATATTGCTTGCAGatttcaatcttaattacaatgcttcatctaaagtttataaaaacaaagcaagTAAGCCAACAAAGTCTTACTCTACAaccattaggaaattagctctaatAGTGTTGTTGTGCTTTATATTCAGCTGATAAGTTAAATCCTTTTTCACAGATTTTTATAGTCTTTATGTTGTGCAGTTACACTACCGTCAAAATCTGGGGGAGGGTTGAGCAcctgcaaacatgtttaaccccaccacattatgtatgtgcctgtcccaggttGGGAGCCTGTCAAGCAgtgtttgtcatttgttgctgtgtgtatcatttgtttttcgtttattgttttgtacataaatcagtaAGTTGGCCATTAGCTTACTCGTTTGAGTTTTACATTAGCCATTTCaaggcctttatagcttgctatgctgtatgtgttttatttttatttgttaaaatccGTCCAATGGcctatagttgctaacttctACATCAATTGTTCTCTTgagaagagttgtcttattggccaACATACTACATCTTATTTCTATCCTTGCAATAtggtatgaaatatttaataggaAACAAAGGATTGAGGAACATAAATTAGTATATAGTGGAATAACAGGAGCCAACAttaggccaaacaaaaaagtaatTGTGTTTACTGTTACATGcagaaaaaaatagggtaggcaggtaggtagggaattttttgaatttttaataatttttaataatttttttaagtcTATTGGAGCAACATTGTGACTTCAACAATTGTTAATCAAAAAAGGTaaatacaagaatgtgtccccagtacaagGATGCCTCAATCgtgctatcattttctatgttcagtggactgtgaaattgaggtaaaaactctaatttggcattaaaattagaaagatcatatcatagggaacatgtgtactgagtgttaagttgatcggacttcaacttcataaaaaactacattgaccaaaaaactttaacctgaagcgggacagacagatggaacaaacgaacggacatacagaccagaaatcataatgcccctatactatcgtaggtggggcataaaaaactttAGGGTAGTTAATACAAATAAGAGTAGGTAGGGGTATAGTAAACATACTTTTTTTGTTTGGTTCTAGCTCTACCTACCTGAGGTAACATTACAAATAATTCACTGAACAATGGACGTCTTTCTGGATCATGTTCCCAACATTTGGTCATTATCTGGTAGTATTCTTTAGGACATAAATCTGGTCGCTCTAGTCTTTGGCAGTTTGGTGCATCTATTGATTCTAATATCTATCATagaaacaagaaaataaataaactacatagaaatgtgtaaattttatcatttttgttgagGTGTAATAGTAACATGTAATACAACACATAACCCAAATAATTCAGTCCCACTCTGTCTCTCTCATTTCCTAGGGCCAACTTTCTTCATATAGTAAAAATGGGCCATGAATACTAGATTTTGATTGGTGCTTTCTGTGAGAAAGCAAATCAGCTGCCAGCATAGTTTTATTCAGTATTCTAGGGTATTTTAGCCACCATAGAGCAACAGTATGAAATGTATTCATCAAGTACAGTTGAAAATTGTTTACTTTGGTTCtaattatcaattataatatttgtttcattaaaatGTATAGCAGAACTTACTTGTTGACCAGTTAATCCTGCCCATGGCTGGAACCCGTATGTAAATATTTCCCATAACGTTACACCAAATGCCCAAATATCACTGGCTGAGgtgaattttaaataatttatacacTCTGGTGCACACCTGAAAaagaaatcagttattttttatgttgaaatatttctttgaacATCTTAACTAAACAACTATCAAAACTCAATTTCTGTTTGGTAATATattgtaaacaaacaaaatttttcATGACTTTGGcaaaaagaaaaaacacaaatataaatgGTTAGTTTAAAGTAGTCAACAGTCATCAAAATTTGTTCATACATTATGTTGGTATTGTAAGATATATTTATTGGGGTATTTTAAGGAAATCTGGTACACATTGATATAACatataaaatggttttttttcaaggattttgtaaatattaccattatgacaattttatattCGAAGTTAGAAAGAAATTAACTGACTAAAGAATGGTAGATGTAATCACAGATTCCATTTTATTGTATTCTATTTTTACATGCCTCAACAAAATCTAAAAACATGATGACACCAAAGAATTTCAATTTACCCTTTGTGATATGTCTATTGTAATCTTTGGCTTTAAAGTTTGTTGCTGTATCTCTCATTTTCTTAATTGTTTTTTGTATTGCTCATAAATGAAGCcatttagttttctcatttgatttgCTTTACATTTGGCATTTCGAAGCACTTATAGCTTTATACTATGCTGTaaggtttttgctcattgttgaaagctttAATGATCTATAAGCCTTCTACAGCATTTTTCTCTTatatatctccttatttttatattgaccaTCATATTACATTTCTTAATGTTGTGAGATATTTATTCTATgcttataaaacaaaagaaaattaagattatctcccttataccaatgactataaatatatatgtaacttaCCAAGCTATAGGCAATTTTAGGTTTAGACTAAAATTACTCTGATAGTAATCTTTACCGATACCTAAGGCTCGAGATAATCCAAAGTCACTTATTTTTACCTGAAAGAAATAGAAATATAAATGTCATAAAGTACATTGATGACAAGTTCATCTG
It contains:
- the LOC139499880 gene encoding activated Cdc42 kinase-like isoform X34; the protein is MSKSSENKKMKFLAILTRSGGDIGRSLSPSPPEQRSPRPSSYIRPPCKQIIPANSIQINKTLGEGEFGIVQQGLWTTETGEKVQVAIKCLTKEKMHTGTTEFLKEANIMQNVDHENIVRMYGVVLDKDDSLMLVTELAPMRSLLECLKEQSLRTDFPLPRLCDFAQEICDGMSYLESKRLIHRDLAARNILVFSKSKVKISDFGLSRALGIGKDYYQSNFSLNLKLPIAWCAPECINYLKFTSASDIWAFGVTLWEIFTYGFQPWAGLTGQQILESIDAPNCQRLERPDLCPKEYYQIMTKCWEHDPERRPLFSELFVMLPQMRPTQVKAMKDFPEVVVPKDFLYYKSYDVIYVLDKNPEDCPKSGFWKGVLGNGKCGYFDPANVMPIIEHKNSPSVSKSISRKESKRENGDAKIKLSRKESKRESGSSFFSNIRLSRKDSKRENQESNTPKIKLSRKDSKKEKELDTPKVKLSRKDSKKEKADSDQPMVKLVRKESNRKSLRRFNAEMISGPQNDLRHTGHIGYDGAIFGDVGFIGDNYDKLPVKVASTGKEGESRISTVSLNRDENGHNMNGSLGTNGHSWISQESIDSQYVTRTDEVDSGDFQYQDIDDDSIFADFKMPDMSSSFDFGPSFMDEVLKAINDKEAKLANSSSNDSSATTTPQHESPPKLMTNGRGSKSPPPPLPVQPPRLEPRNREPPKPEPRKQAKVKPMSASDEKMIDDAIAMANELSSRSHMSSSQEPSSPDKYQSDSESDSGSPQNGSRFKFSFKRSPKLDRQRTFSEEIKNKADQVESVPPGAMEAYNQLVMRGSVKEKSGTSYSSEEREVTPPKREVTPVKRELTPVRREITPAKREIIPAKRDITPAKREITPAKREITPMKREVTPERREVTPVHQDSTYGVPLAMIDDFDLEPPEMNFNQFTEMSYHQKPVPKPRPDSKRSDIPIPAPKPRPEIIQRVEPVPRPQKPPPEIPQEYDLKVKLPEDEYRPKILDTSSEQTSECDSEDIKNNVEVLRIDEPDSDNVHTDSGTESVNSATEVNRQDDSRRDSYNKSSSLFVGEDFSEPSPREIMNKLARESRIRRSLDHQRGVISGSEEGHSRNIREPQGIPGKGAMSSSTGGDEDVETNPLRMLRGGAIPIRGGRVGQGMNHKTYNSKLHVKIPTLHHSMSVDSGTIQHVKERDATNLPSPTRAPAIPPRSNSVSGDGNSLPLPPRMPLRHSTPIGAKRERKFPLQIDDSGIDGHSTPQSLGEELRGSRDDEICV